A genomic segment from Lignipirellula cremea encodes:
- a CDS encoding fumarylacetoacetate hydrolase family protein: MKLAKIRLATGEIKVAWWKDEQFQLLVTNSRFHALSDILEAEDPLETAMSLVDTDSEPLPLENVEILAPIDRQEVWAAGVTYTRSKTARMEESEAAASCYDRVYTSPRPELFMKATPHRVSGPGQPLRIRTDSEWNVPEPELALVINSRKELVGYTIGNDMSSRDIEGDNPLYLPQAKVYDQCCGLGPCVTLTAGMPRRNEIGIHLTILRRGQTVFTGSTDIGQMARSFEDLIQWLGRDNSFPAGAFLLTGTGVVPDSDFTLEVDDEVQIEIDGVGMLSNPVIQG, encoded by the coding sequence ATGAAGCTCGCCAAGATCCGCCTCGCCACCGGCGAAATTAAAGTCGCCTGGTGGAAAGACGAGCAATTCCAATTGCTGGTAACTAACAGCCGCTTTCACGCCCTGTCCGACATTCTCGAGGCCGAGGACCCGCTGGAAACGGCCATGTCGCTGGTCGATACCGACAGCGAACCGCTGCCGCTGGAGAACGTCGAGATCCTGGCGCCCATTGATCGCCAGGAAGTCTGGGCCGCCGGCGTCACGTACACCCGCAGCAAAACGGCCCGCATGGAAGAATCGGAAGCGGCCGCTTCGTGCTACGACCGGGTCTACACATCGCCCCGGCCCGAGTTGTTCATGAAGGCCACGCCGCACCGTGTTTCCGGTCCCGGCCAGCCGCTCCGCATCCGCACCGACTCGGAGTGGAACGTGCCGGAGCCGGAACTGGCGCTGGTGATCAATTCTCGTAAAGAGCTGGTCGGCTACACGATCGGCAACGATATGAGCTCGCGCGATATCGAAGGGGACAACCCGCTGTACCTGCCGCAGGCCAAGGTCTACGACCAGTGCTGCGGGCTGGGGCCCTGCGTCACGCTGACCGCCGGCATGCCCCGCAGGAATGAGATCGGCATTCACCTGACCATTCTCCGCCGCGGCCAGACGGTGTTTACCGGCTCGACCGATATCGGCCAGATGGCCCGCAGCTTTGAAGACCTGATCCAGTGGCTCGGCCGGGATAACTCCTTCCCCGCCGGCGCCTTTCTGCTGACGGGAACGGGCGTGGTTCCCGACAGCGACTTCACCCTGGAAGTCGACGACGAAGTCCAGATTGAGATCGACGGCGTCGGCATGCTCAGCAACCCGGTCATCCAGGGCTAA
- a CDS encoding thioredoxin family protein gives MVILRPLMLALALAILVTSSAQAADPAGDPLPAANWHSDVDAAFRLSKATGRPLVLFFTADKCSYCMLMKRQTLTNPQVQTALERSFVPVYVHVGKNELLTEKLGIRSFPTTLIVSPQAKIQDVINGYLAPKDFQHRLATSLQPSTTR, from the coding sequence ATGGTCATTCTTCGCCCCCTGATGTTGGCGCTGGCGCTGGCGATCCTTGTGACTTCTTCCGCCCAGGCCGCCGACCCCGCTGGAGACCCGCTGCCGGCGGCCAACTGGCATAGCGATGTCGACGCCGCTTTCCGTTTGTCCAAAGCGACAGGGCGTCCACTGGTGCTGTTTTTCACCGCCGACAAATGCTCCTATTGCATGCTGATGAAGCGGCAAACACTCACCAATCCGCAGGTGCAAACGGCGCTGGAGCGATCCTTCGTGCCCGTCTATGTGCATGTCGGCAAGAACGAACTGCTGACCGAAAAGCTGGGGATTCGCTCCTTTCCCACCACGCTGATCGTCAGCCCCCAGGCGAAGATCCAGGACGTCATCAACGGGTATCTGGCGCCTAAAGATTTTCAGCATCGCCTGGCCACCAGCCTGCAGCCGTCGACCACGCGATAA
- a CDS encoding DUF4838 domain-containing protein has product MNLLEKSWIGAVFLATIAWSASAQAEFVVVADGKPAADLVIDTRGAAGEGPAVLETAGAWLAESIQASTGAELPRADAPGDRPAIVLSLAKNWPEVAAAGGLNEKAYEAFALVTQADRLFVLGVSEAAVQNGVAELLRRWGFRYYAPSPRWRAIPPRKSLAADLRLAGQPALLARGIWYAYGNPGELAPLMDNYREWAMANRLTVRNLMTTGHAYGNIIGRNPEAFEQHPEYYALLPTGERDNQRSILARKFCYSNPGLIDLVVQDRLKLLESNQAQNPAQFMVSIDPSDGQGTCECEQCRKLGTTTDRVFHLANETAKGLKAKHPEAWVGLYAYSSHRLPPTINVEPNVYVQVAMGFNRTEYSLPELVSAWGEKVGAVGLREYYGVEAWDWGLPGRMRGSKVDYHRQWIPYYAKRKLNAINAETNGNWGGQTLGLYVASQLMWNPEADVDALVEEFFVDCFDDVQEPMRRLYQRFDEAPPLRSAALTPMFHDVREAYEKTQNEDVRRRLIDLMSYLTYVSKYRDFDLASGRDPAHGDTYYNALEPLMNYAWRTRGRDMVHYYALARRLCNGLAIADKRLDFYMNNKEAEPVWRQGEAYTDEEIIALFQQTLTALENDGDPTVNYSRYFEPVQVDGADAGSSNILADERPAVARFRKSLRGYLLAGGSQKMKLGVAATGRRAVLTVRLRDEVIFEKEFRGAGGNPPQPGEIETVEITFPRPNDYELEIEGDCILQVPPETAFVYEASSLRPAWIDYSGPHYFYVPKGTKEVIVDGNPRLSLVIPGEKKRRDISPTDRPEGKTYVSIPVPTGADGQVWHTSNMTRGAISFLNTPPLLSFHRHAIYVPRETAEADSLTTKP; this is encoded by the coding sequence GTGAATTTACTGGAAAAAAGCTGGATCGGGGCCGTTTTCCTGGCGACGATCGCCTGGTCCGCAAGCGCCCAGGCCGAGTTTGTCGTCGTTGCGGATGGGAAACCGGCCGCCGATCTGGTCATCGATACCCGCGGCGCCGCCGGCGAGGGACCCGCGGTGCTGGAAACGGCCGGCGCCTGGCTGGCCGAATCGATCCAGGCCTCGACCGGGGCCGAACTACCCCGCGCCGACGCCCCGGGCGATCGTCCCGCGATTGTCCTTTCCCTGGCGAAGAACTGGCCGGAAGTCGCCGCCGCCGGCGGGCTGAATGAGAAAGCTTACGAAGCGTTCGCCCTGGTCACCCAGGCGGATCGTCTCTTTGTGCTGGGCGTTTCCGAAGCGGCCGTGCAGAACGGCGTGGCGGAACTGCTCCGCCGCTGGGGCTTCCGTTACTACGCCCCTTCGCCGCGCTGGCGGGCAATCCCGCCGCGGAAGAGCCTGGCCGCCGATCTGCGTTTGGCGGGCCAGCCGGCCCTGCTCGCCCGCGGCATCTGGTACGCCTATGGCAACCCAGGCGAACTGGCCCCGCTGATGGACAATTATCGTGAATGGGCGATGGCCAATCGTCTCACCGTCCGCAACCTGATGACGACCGGCCACGCCTACGGCAACATCATCGGCCGCAATCCGGAAGCGTTCGAACAGCACCCGGAGTATTACGCCTTGCTGCCCACCGGCGAGCGGGATAACCAACGGTCGATCCTGGCCCGCAAGTTCTGTTACAGCAACCCGGGCCTGATCGACCTTGTTGTACAGGACCGGCTGAAACTGCTGGAAAGCAACCAGGCCCAGAACCCGGCCCAGTTCATGGTGTCGATCGATCCCTCCGACGGCCAGGGTACGTGCGAGTGCGAACAGTGCCGCAAGCTGGGCACGACGACCGATCGCGTGTTCCATCTGGCGAACGAAACAGCCAAAGGCCTCAAAGCCAAACACCCGGAAGCCTGGGTCGGTCTGTACGCTTACAGCAGCCATCGTCTGCCGCCCACAATCAACGTGGAACCGAACGTTTACGTGCAGGTGGCGATGGGCTTCAACCGCACCGAGTACTCGCTGCCCGAGCTGGTCAGCGCCTGGGGGGAGAAGGTCGGCGCCGTGGGACTGCGCGAGTACTACGGCGTGGAAGCCTGGGACTGGGGGCTGCCCGGCCGCATGCGAGGCTCCAAGGTCGATTACCATCGCCAGTGGATTCCGTACTATGCGAAGCGGAAGCTCAACGCTATCAACGCCGAAACCAACGGCAACTGGGGCGGTCAGACGCTGGGTCTGTATGTGGCCTCCCAGCTGATGTGGAACCCCGAGGCCGATGTCGACGCGCTGGTCGAGGAGTTCTTTGTCGACTGCTTTGACGACGTCCAGGAACCGATGCGGCGCCTGTACCAGCGGTTCGACGAAGCGCCGCCGTTACGTTCGGCCGCGCTGACTCCCATGTTCCACGACGTCCGCGAAGCGTACGAGAAGACGCAGAACGAGGACGTCCGCCGGCGGCTGATCGATCTGATGTCGTACCTGACGTACGTCTCGAAGTACCGCGACTTTGATCTGGCCAGCGGCCGCGACCCGGCCCATGGCGACACCTATTACAACGCCCTGGAACCGCTGATGAATTACGCCTGGCGGACCCGCGGCCGGGACATGGTGCACTATTACGCTCTGGCTCGGCGCCTGTGCAACGGTTTGGCGATTGCCGACAAACGCCTTGATTTCTATATGAACAACAAGGAAGCCGAACCGGTCTGGCGGCAGGGCGAAGCGTATACCGACGAAGAGATTATCGCCCTGTTCCAGCAGACGCTGACCGCCCTGGAGAACGACGGCGATCCCACGGTGAACTATTCCCGGTACTTTGAGCCGGTCCAGGTCGACGGGGCCGACGCGGGCTCCAGCAACATCCTGGCCGATGAACGCCCGGCGGTCGCCCGCTTCCGCAAAAGTCTCCGTGGCTACCTGCTGGCGGGCGGATCCCAAAAAATGAAGCTGGGCGTCGCCGCCACCGGCCGCCGGGCCGTGCTAACCGTACGACTGCGCGATGAGGTGATCTTTGAGAAAGAGTTCCGCGGGGCAGGGGGGAACCCGCCGCAGCCAGGCGAAATCGAAACGGTCGAAATCACCTTCCCCCGGCCCAACGATTACGAGCTGGAAATTGAGGGCGACTGCATCCTGCAGGTGCCGCCCGAAACGGCGTTCGTTTACGAAGCGTCCTCCCTGCGGCCGGCCTGGATCGACTACAGCGGCCCGCACTATTTCTACGTTCCCAAGGGAACGAAAGAGGTCATCGTCGACGGCAATCCGCGGCTCAGCCTGGTGATTCCCGGCGAAAAGAAACGGCGGGACATTTCCCCCACCGATCGCCCGGAAGGGAAGACCTACGTCTCCATTCCCGTGCCGACCGGCGCCGACGGCCAGGTCTGGCACACCAGTAACATGACCCGCGGCGCCATCTCGTTTTTGAATACGCCGCCGCTACTGAGCTTTCACCGGCACGCCATTTACGTGCCGCGAGAAACGGCCGAAGCCGATAGTCTGACGACGAAGCCGTAA
- a CDS encoding isochorismatase family protein, with the protein MSTFLLNRESLVTLMNAPHDATAPLRFGSSDLSLPEELREPLRAHVDHLRKRYLARGWGGRVGFGDRPALLVIDMARFWLDDSQQIGSNLNAVMDGVVASLAAARAAEIPVIFTSYPFDPAAPPSPHDKKLNFQLPEDGAAMFDLDPRLERRPTEPLIRKRYASSFKGTNLSEMLSGLCVDTLIVVGISTSHCVYATCRDATDSYRVIVPQEAVGERCELLHEANLLDIDIDLGDVMPLAEVVAHLNGLAK; encoded by the coding sequence TTGTCCACATTTCTCCTGAACCGTGAAAGCCTGGTGACGCTTATGAACGCCCCGCACGATGCGACTGCTCCCTTGCGATTTGGGTCGTCTGACCTGAGCCTGCCCGAAGAACTACGAGAGCCGCTGCGTGCTCATGTCGACCATTTGCGAAAGCGCTACCTGGCCCGCGGCTGGGGCGGCCGCGTGGGATTCGGCGATCGGCCCGCGTTGCTGGTGATCGATATGGCCCGGTTCTGGCTGGACGACTCGCAGCAGATCGGCAGCAACCTGAACGCGGTCATGGACGGCGTGGTCGCTTCGCTGGCCGCAGCCCGGGCGGCCGAGATCCCGGTGATTTTCACCAGTTACCCGTTCGATCCGGCGGCCCCGCCCAGCCCGCACGATAAGAAGCTGAACTTTCAATTGCCGGAAGACGGCGCGGCGATGTTTGACCTGGACCCGCGGCTGGAACGACGCCCGACGGAGCCGCTGATCCGGAAGCGGTACGCCTCTTCGTTCAAGGGAACGAACCTGTCCGAGATGCTCTCAGGCCTGTGCGTCGATACGCTGATCGTGGTCGGCATCAGCACCAGCCACTGCGTCTACGCGACCTGCCGCGATGCGACCGACAGCTATCGGGTGATTGTCCCGCAGGAAGCGGTGGGCGAACGCTGCGAGCTGCTGCACGAAGCGAACCTTCTCGATATCGACATCGACCTGGGCGACGTCATGCCGCTGGCCGAGGTCGTCGCGCACCTGAACGGCCTGGCGAAGTAA
- a CDS encoding glycine cleavage system protein H has protein sequence MSDSLVFMMGEFEATFPTDRKYAKNHMWAQPQGDTYRFGFSAYAVRLLQDVYFLDWSIDAPVALRERMEIGSIESKKAESDLYAPVSGQLTTFNEELLSDPSAINVDKYNAGWLFEIAQVELNDQGAPLLSPEEYLKHLEQVWEVTQRTIKGQMNQ, from the coding sequence ATGAGCGACAGCCTCGTTTTCATGATGGGCGAATTCGAGGCGACGTTCCCCACGGATCGCAAGTACGCCAAAAACCACATGTGGGCGCAGCCGCAAGGCGACACGTATCGCTTCGGCTTTAGCGCGTACGCCGTTCGCCTGCTGCAGGACGTCTACTTTCTGGACTGGTCGATCGACGCCCCCGTCGCCCTGCGCGAGCGGATGGAGATTGGCTCGATCGAAAGCAAGAAGGCCGAAAGCGATCTCTACGCCCCGGTCTCCGGCCAGCTGACGACCTTCAACGAAGAGCTGCTGAGCGACCCCTCGGCGATCAACGTCGACAAGTACAACGCCGGCTGGCTGTTTGAAATCGCCCAGGTCGAACTGAACGACCAGGGCGCCCCGCTGCTCTCGCCCGAGGAGTATCTCAAGCACCTGGAGCAGGTCTGGGAAGTCACCCAGCGGACCATCAAAGGGCAGATGAACCAGTAA
- a CDS encoding coproporphyrinogen-III oxidase family protein, whose product MATDATKTEVGSYFISNYPPFSQWKSDYLPELRQALESPPAETPLGLYLHIPFCRKRCKFCYFKVFTENTAADIETYVSALSREIELVSKLPVMGGRPFRFVYFGGGTPSFLSPKQLTSLVDRLRANIQWDQAEEVTFECEPGTLSETKVHTLKDLGITRLSLGIENFSDAILEENGRAHLSGEVYKAWDWIKAADFYNVNIDLISGMVGETWDNWKENIRRTLELSPDSVTIYQMELPFNTVYSKDILGNQVETPVADWPTKRAWVDYAFDQLLAAGYSVSSAYTAVKDSSQINFSYRDNLWEGSDLLATGIASFGHISGVHYQNLPEWKQYIDTLLEQGELPLGRALRPTPHQALIRELILQLKKGYLDVAYFRNKFGVDVLEEWAPVWKTYADEGMLAVEGDRVELTRAGLLRADALLPAFFEEQHQGVRYT is encoded by the coding sequence ATGGCTACTGACGCAACAAAAACGGAAGTCGGCAGTTACTTCATTTCGAATTATCCGCCGTTTTCGCAATGGAAGTCCGACTACCTGCCCGAACTGCGGCAAGCACTGGAGTCCCCCCCGGCGGAAACGCCTTTGGGACTTTATCTGCATATCCCGTTCTGTCGCAAACGGTGCAAGTTCTGTTACTTCAAGGTGTTCACCGAGAACACGGCCGCCGACATCGAAACGTACGTTTCGGCCCTCTCGCGCGAGATTGAACTGGTCAGCAAGCTGCCTGTAATGGGCGGGCGTCCTTTCCGCTTCGTCTATTTTGGCGGCGGGACCCCTTCGTTCCTCAGCCCCAAACAGCTGACCTCCCTGGTGGACCGCTTGCGGGCGAACATCCAGTGGGACCAGGCCGAGGAAGTCACCTTTGAGTGCGAACCGGGCACGCTGTCGGAAACGAAAGTCCACACGCTGAAAGACCTGGGCATTACTCGCTTGAGCCTGGGGATCGAAAATTTCAGCGACGCCATCCTGGAAGAAAACGGCCGGGCTCATTTGTCGGGCGAAGTTTACAAAGCCTGGGACTGGATCAAAGCGGCCGATTTCTACAATGTGAACATCGATCTGATCTCGGGAATGGTCGGCGAGACCTGGGACAACTGGAAAGAAAACATCCGCCGCACGCTGGAACTGTCGCCGGACAGCGTCACTATTTATCAAATGGAATTGCCGTTCAATACGGTCTACTCCAAGGATATCCTCGGCAACCAGGTCGAAACGCCGGTCGCCGACTGGCCGACCAAAAGGGCCTGGGTCGATTACGCCTTTGACCAGCTGCTGGCGGCCGGCTACAGCGTTTCCAGCGCGTACACGGCGGTCAAGGACTCCAGTCAGATCAATTTCAGCTATCGCGACAACCTGTGGGAAGGGTCCGACCTGCTGGCCACCGGCATCGCCAGCTTCGGCCATATCTCCGGCGTGCATTATCAGAACTTGCCGGAATGGAAGCAGTACATCGACACGCTGCTGGAACAGGGCGAGTTGCCGCTGGGACGCGCGCTGCGGCCCACGCCGCACCAGGCCCTGATCCGCGAACTGATCCTGCAGCTGAAAAAAGGCTATCTCGACGTTGCCTATTTCCGTAACAAGTTCGGCGTGGACGTGCTCGAAGAATGGGCCCCTGTGTGGAAAACGTACGCCGATGAAGGGATGCTGGCCGTGGAGGGCGACCGGGTCGAACTGACCCGCGCCGGACTGCTCCGCGCCGACGCTCTGCTGCCGGCCTTTTTTGAAGAACAGCATCAGGGGGTCCGGTATACATGA
- a CDS encoding alpha/beta hydrolase, protein MIRPFAVCRSVWLFGLLGMLVGLSPAWSQEKAPDFRAEIAKRFGETLDVRYDQPYAGTENPKQMLDLFLPKTRSADKPLPVVVFIHGGGWSGGNRNGYAPQAAILAATGEYATASISYRLSQEAKWPAQIHDCKAAIRWIRGHAKELNLDADRIGVIGGSAGGHLVTMLGLTGGNKELEGDLGDFDEQSTDVTCVVNFYGPSDLTRPLMQGDAALRDDPAVAGLIGGGIQENLAVAKAASPMTYIAKGAPPILTIHGDKDMRVNYEQGVMLHEALKKAGNVSMLITIEGGGHAVPRSQELYQRIRKFWDKNLRGVEAEISTEPIPVE, encoded by the coding sequence ATGATTCGCCCCTTTGCCGTTTGTCGTTCTGTCTGGCTGTTCGGACTTCTGGGAATGCTCGTCGGGCTGAGTCCGGCCTGGTCGCAGGAGAAGGCTCCCGATTTTCGCGCGGAGATCGCCAAACGCTTCGGCGAAACGTTAGACGTCCGCTACGACCAGCCCTATGCGGGAACCGAAAATCCGAAGCAGATGCTCGACCTGTTCCTGCCCAAAACCCGTTCGGCCGACAAGCCCTTGCCGGTGGTCGTGTTCATTCACGGCGGCGGATGGTCGGGCGGCAATCGGAACGGCTATGCCCCCCAGGCGGCCATCCTGGCGGCGACCGGCGAATACGCGACCGCCTCGATCAGTTATCGCCTGTCGCAGGAAGCCAAATGGCCGGCGCAGATCCATGACTGCAAAGCGGCCATTCGCTGGATTCGCGGCCATGCGAAAGAACTGAATCTGGACGCCGACCGGATCGGCGTGATCGGCGGTTCGGCCGGCGGCCATCTGGTCACCATGCTGGGACTGACGGGCGGCAATAAAGAGCTGGAAGGCGATCTGGGCGACTTCGACGAGCAGTCCACCGATGTGACGTGCGTAGTGAACTTTTACGGTCCCAGCGATCTGACGCGGCCGCTCATGCAGGGCGATGCGGCCCTCCGCGACGACCCGGCCGTCGCCGGCCTGATTGGCGGCGGCATCCAGGAGAACCTGGCCGTCGCCAAGGCGGCGTCCCCCATGACCTACATCGCCAAAGGGGCCCCGCCCATTTTGACGATCCACGGCGACAAGGATATGCGCGTCAATTACGAGCAGGGGGTGATGCTCCATGAAGCGTTGAAGAAGGCGGGCAACGTCTCCATGCTGATCACCATCGAGGGCGGCGGGCATGCGGTTCCGCGGAGCCAGGAGCTGTATCAGCGGATCCGCAAATTCTGGGACAAGAACCTTCGCGGCGTGGAGGCGGAAATCTCCACCGAGCCGATCCCGGTCGAATAA
- a CDS encoding FAD-dependent oxidoreductase gives MSILMRSCLGLTAWALLTASFVQAAEPDLPPPAIPGLRYYYPPTQVTPRTLDCDVCVYGGTSGGAAAAIQAARMGKKAVLLEFGKHVGGLTSGGLSHTDGGGPSVCGGIAREFYAQAGQANFPPSTAEALYEEMLKAAGVEVHRLCHLDKVEKDGARIVSITMEDGLQVRAAQYIDATYEGDLFARAGVSFTYGREANSQYGETYDGIREPGKGGHNWPVPVDPYRTPGDPSSGLLPRVNDNPGVPGEGDKRIQAFCFRMRLTRTNPLPFPKPNVYKPDEYELLARLFASGANPKIQFSIDTNNHHLFSGAYFIDFVGGNYGWPDGDYATREQIFQDHANYQIGVMWFLANDERLPKETREKFQAWGLPRDQYQETSGWTHQLYIREGRRMVSDYVMTQHNCQGKEVPTDSIGLASYNMDSHHCQMTVVNGAVRNEGNVEIGVRPYPVSYRAITPKRAECQNLLAPVCLSSTHIAFGSIRMEPVFMILSQSAATAACLAIDDQVAVQDVEYAKLRTRLLADDQILDFDGPLPGRGGKTWAADKLPGVVVDNPQAKTQGEWLASDVTSPRVGDNYLHDDNKHKGELSASYTAKLPAAGRYEVRISWPVNPNRATNVPVRVQHAGGSKEIVVNQQQKPAIEGVFHSLGVFAFEETGVVEISNAETNGYVIVDAVQFLPVKADE, from the coding sequence ATGTCGATTCTAATGCGCTCCTGCCTGGGGCTGACCGCCTGGGCCCTGCTGACAGCCAGCTTCGTCCAGGCGGCGGAACCCGATCTGCCCCCGCCGGCCATTCCCGGTTTGCGTTACTACTATCCGCCCACCCAGGTCACGCCGCGTACGCTGGATTGCGATGTGTGCGTCTACGGCGGCACCAGCGGCGGAGCGGCCGCCGCTATCCAGGCGGCCCGCATGGGAAAGAAGGCCGTACTGCTGGAATTTGGCAAGCATGTGGGCGGACTCACCTCGGGCGGCCTAAGCCATACCGACGGCGGCGGTCCCAGTGTTTGCGGCGGCATTGCCCGTGAGTTCTACGCCCAGGCCGGCCAGGCAAACTTCCCGCCGTCAACCGCCGAGGCCCTCTATGAAGAGATGCTCAAGGCGGCGGGCGTCGAAGTGCATCGCCTGTGCCATCTCGACAAGGTCGAAAAAGACGGCGCCCGGATCGTTTCGATCACTATGGAAGACGGCCTGCAGGTGCGGGCCGCCCAGTACATCGACGCCACCTACGAAGGCGACCTGTTCGCCCGGGCCGGCGTATCCTTTACCTACGGCCGCGAAGCCAACTCCCAGTACGGCGAAACGTACGACGGCATCCGCGAGCCCGGCAAGGGCGGCCATAACTGGCCCGTCCCGGTCGATCCCTATCGCACGCCCGGCGACCCCAGCAGCGGCCTGCTGCCCCGCGTCAACGACAACCCGGGCGTCCCGGGCGAAGGCGACAAACGCATCCAGGCTTTCTGCTTTCGCATGCGGCTGACCCGCACTAACCCGCTGCCGTTCCCCAAACCGAACGTCTACAAGCCCGACGAGTACGAACTGCTCGCCCGCCTGTTCGCCTCAGGCGCCAATCCGAAGATCCAGTTCAGCATTGATACGAACAACCATCATCTGTTCTCGGGCGCCTACTTCATCGACTTTGTCGGCGGCAACTACGGCTGGCCCGACGGCGATTACGCCACGCGCGAGCAGATCTTTCAGGACCACGCCAACTACCAGATCGGCGTGATGTGGTTCCTGGCCAACGACGAACGCCTGCCGAAAGAAACTCGCGAAAAGTTCCAGGCCTGGGGGCTGCCGCGGGACCAGTACCAGGAGACCAGCGGCTGGACGCATCAGCTGTACATTCGCGAAGGCCGGCGGATGGTGTCGGACTATGTCATGACGCAGCACAACTGCCAGGGGAAAGAAGTTCCGACCGATTCGATCGGCCTGGCCAGCTACAACATGGACTCGCACCACTGCCAGATGACCGTCGTCAACGGCGCCGTGCGGAACGAAGGGAACGTGGAAATCGGCGTCCGGCCTTACCCGGTTTCCTACCGGGCCATCACGCCCAAACGGGCCGAGTGCCAGAACCTGCTGGCGCCGGTCTGCTTGTCCAGCACGCACATCGCCTTTGGGTCGATCCGCATGGAGCCGGTGTTCATGATCCTCAGCCAGTCAGCCGCCACCGCGGCCTGCCTGGCGATTGACGACCAGGTCGCCGTGCAGGATGTCGAGTACGCCAAACTGCGGACCCGCCTGCTTGCCGATGACCAGATCCTGGACTTCGACGGACCACTGCCCGGTCGCGGCGGCAAAACGTGGGCCGCCGATAAACTGCCTGGCGTGGTCGTCGACAATCCCCAGGCGAAAACCCAGGGCGAATGGCTCGCCAGCGATGTCACCAGCCCCCGCGTCGGCGACAACTATCTGCACGACGACAACAAGCATAAAGGGGAACTCTCCGCCAGCTACACGGCCAAACTGCCGGCCGCCGGACGTTACGAAGTGCGCATCTCCTGGCCCGTCAACCCAAACCGGGCGACCAACGTACCCGTCCGCGTGCAGCACGCCGGCGGTAGCAAAGAGATCGTCGTCAACCAGCAGCAGAAACCGGCCATCGAAGGCGTTTTTCATTCGCTAGGCGTGTTTGCCTTTGAGGAAACCGGCGTGGTCGAGATCAGCAACGCCGAAACCAATGGCTACGTGATCGTCGACGCCGTACAGTTCCTGCCCGTCAAAGCCGACGAGTAG
- a CDS encoding stress response protein: MADLSETWPSPNWPLGPWSFTLRWRGEADLDLMAFYRLEDGASGGVYSERYDGGSQGAVGEAPWMRLSRDAGGQPGEHAETLMLEQVAGLSELLICAVNFTEASLAGGTVFADVDARLEASGEGRVFLRQPLDTTEPGAVAVLVQGAAGEAGWEWSTRPEVLSFPELQTLAPAARRLSLTSKTVLDQPQATAAMSTAAEGEICVHLRWSPRVTTPSFLPFLSRTRPVDIDLGCFFELADGDRAAVQPLNDGFFKNGSFHESPWIYHLGDDRSGSRVHGELLKINAAQWSQIRRVLLFAFLYEGAPRWSESDAVLSIQPPGSPLMEIPLGEQTAAHGFCAAALLENEQGQVRVTRLVTFHDDHPTADQFYGWGLNWGMGEKE, from the coding sequence ATGGCTGATCTTTCCGAAACCTGGCCTTCCCCAAACTGGCCGTTGGGTCCGTGGAGCTTTACGTTGCGCTGGCGGGGCGAGGCGGACCTGGACCTGATGGCTTTTTATCGCCTGGAGGACGGGGCCAGCGGCGGAGTTTATTCGGAGCGCTACGACGGCGGATCGCAGGGAGCTGTTGGGGAGGCGCCCTGGATGCGGCTCTCTCGCGATGCGGGCGGCCAGCCGGGCGAGCATGCGGAAACGCTCATGCTGGAGCAGGTGGCCGGGTTGTCGGAACTGCTGATCTGCGCCGTGAATTTTACCGAGGCGTCGCTGGCCGGCGGGACGGTGTTTGCCGATGTCGACGCCCGGCTGGAGGCGTCGGGCGAGGGGCGCGTGTTCCTCCGCCAGCCGCTCGATACGACCGAACCGGGAGCCGTGGCGGTGCTGGTCCAGGGAGCGGCCGGCGAGGCCGGCTGGGAGTGGTCGACACGTCCCGAGGTGTTGTCGTTCCCGGAACTGCAGACGCTCGCTCCTGCGGCCCGTCGCCTGTCGTTGACTTCGAAAACGGTGCTCGATCAGCCGCAAGCCACGGCCGCCATGTCGACGGCGGCGGAAGGAGAAATCTGCGTGCATCTCCGCTGGTCGCCGCGGGTCACAACGCCGAGCTTTCTGCCGTTCCTGTCGCGGACGCGGCCGGTCGATATCGATCTGGGCTGTTTCTTTGAACTGGCCGACGGGGATCGGGCCGCCGTGCAGCCGTTGAACGACGGCTTCTTCAAGAATGGATCGTTCCACGAATCGCCCTGGATTTACCACCTGGGCGACGATCGTTCCGGCAGCCGCGTGCATGGCGAACTGCTCAAAATCAACGCGGCCCAGTGGAGCCAGATTCGCCGGGTGCTCCTGTTCGCCTTTTTATACGAAGGAGCGCCGCGGTGGTCCGAGTCCGACGCGGTGCTTTCGATCCAGCCGCCCGGCTCGCCGCTGATGGAGATTCCGCTGGGCGAACAAACGGCGGCGCACGGCTTTTGCGCCGCCGCCCTGCTGGAGAATGAGCAGGGCCAGGTCCGAGTGACACGCCTTGTCACCTTCCACGACGACCACCCCACCGCCGACCAGTTCTATGGCTGGGGGTTGAACTGGGGGATGGGCGAGAAGGAGTAA